A part of Desulfuromonas sp. genomic DNA contains:
- the hypE gene encoding hydrogenase expression/formation protein HypE encodes MQSDIILLGHGSGGRLSHQLLDDLIIPILPGMDRSDQNDAAILDNVGERVAFTTDSYVVDPIFFPGGNIGDLAVNGTVNDLAMAGARPLAISVGLILEEGLPIAELREVLTAMKEAAEEAGVAIVTGDTKVVPRGKADKIFINTSGIGIFDHGLEIGGSGARPGDKVLINGTIGDHGMAVLARREGLELGSDIRTDSAPLATLVAEIIGAGGGAVHALRDPTRGGVATTIKEIALQSEAEITLFEEALPVSPAVAGACAILGLDPLYVANEGKLLAVVAPEAADAVLAAMRAHPAGREATLIGEVAESGEGRVLMRTAIGGMRAIEMLSGEQLPRIC; translated from the coding sequence ATGCAATCGGACATCATCCTCCTCGGCCACGGCAGCGGCGGCCGCCTCAGCCACCAGCTCCTCGACGACCTGATCATCCCGATCCTCCCCGGGATGGACCGCAGCGACCAGAACGACGCGGCGATCCTGGATAACGTCGGCGAACGGGTCGCCTTCACCACCGACTCCTACGTGGTCGACCCGATCTTCTTTCCCGGCGGCAACATCGGCGACCTGGCGGTCAACGGCACGGTCAACGACCTGGCGATGGCCGGCGCGCGCCCCCTGGCGATCTCCGTCGGGCTGATCCTCGAGGAGGGCCTGCCCATCGCCGAACTGCGCGAGGTGCTGACGGCGATGAAGGAGGCCGCCGAGGAGGCCGGGGTCGCCATCGTCACCGGCGACACCAAGGTCGTCCCCCGGGGCAAGGCCGACAAGATCTTCATCAACACCTCGGGGATCGGCATCTTCGACCACGGCCTCGAGATCGGCGGCAGCGGCGCCCGCCCCGGCGACAAGGTGCTGATCAACGGCACCATCGGCGACCACGGCATGGCGGTCCTCGCCCGCAGGGAGGGGCTCGAGCTTGGTTCCGACATCCGCACCGACAGCGCCCCCCTGGCGACCCTCGTCGCCGAGATCATCGGGGCCGGCGGCGGGGCGGTTCACGCCCTGCGCGACCCGACCCGCGGCGGGGTCGCCACGACCATCAAGGAGATCGCCCTGCAGTCGGAGGCGGAGATCACCCTCTTCGAAGAGGCCCTGCCGGTAAGCCCGGCGGTCGCAGGGGCCTGCGCCATCCTCGGCCTCGACCCCCTCTACGTCGCCAACGAGGGGAAGCTCCTGGCGGTCGTCGCCCCCGAGGCGGCCGACGCCGTCCTCGCGGCGATGCGCGCCCACCCGGCGGGACGGGAGGCGACCCTCATCGGCGAGGTCGCCGAAAGTGGCGAGGGGAGGGTTCTCATGCGCACCGCCATCGGCGGCATGCGCGCCATCGAGATGCTCTCCGGGGAGCAGCTGCCGCGGATCTGCTGA
- a CDS encoding HypC/HybG/HupF family hydrogenase formation chaperone, with translation MCLAVPMQVKNIDGDTALCEIDGVTREASLMMVEGVAVGDYVLIHAGFAIEKLDVADAEQTLALFRQVLADGGLVE, from the coding sequence ATGTGCCTCGCAGTCCCCATGCAAGTGAAAAACATCGACGGAGACACCGCCCTGTGCGAGATCGACGGGGTGACCCGGGAGGCGAGCCTGATGATGGTGGAGGGGGTCGCGGTCGGGGATTACGTCCTCATCCACGCCGGCTTCGCCATCGAGAAGCTCGACGTCGCCGACGCCGAACAGACCCTCGCCCTCTTCCGCCAGGTCCTGGCCGACGGCGGACTCGTCGAATGA
- the hypB gene encoding hydrogenase nickel incorporation protein HypB, whose product MCIDCGCSAPDHSHDHTHSHDHDGGPKTVRIEEDLLAKNDRLAAGNRALFQNKKLFVLNLVSSPGSGKTSILERTLRELSGETAFAVLEGDQQTANDAERIAATGVPVRQINTGAGCHLDAHMVGHGVEDFDLDATDMLMIENVGNLVCPASFDLGEDHKVAVLSVTEGEDKPVKYPHMFQAADLLLINKIDLLPHLDFDLEQCKGFARKVNPGIEILELSCRSGEGMEGWYRWLAEGMEKKRNA is encoded by the coding sequence ATGTGCATCGACTGCGGCTGCTCGGCCCCGGACCATTCCCACGATCACACCCATAGTCACGATCACGACGGCGGCCCGAAGACGGTGCGCATCGAAGAGGACCTCCTCGCAAAGAACGACCGCCTGGCCGCCGGCAACCGCGCCCTCTTCCAGAACAAGAAGCTCTTCGTCCTCAACCTGGTGAGCTCGCCCGGCTCGGGCAAGACCTCGATCCTCGAGCGGACTTTGCGCGAGCTCTCCGGAGAGACCGCCTTCGCCGTTCTGGAGGGGGACCAGCAGACCGCCAACGATGCCGAGCGCATCGCCGCCACCGGGGTGCCGGTTCGGCAGATCAACACCGGCGCCGGCTGCCACCTCGACGCCCACATGGTCGGCCACGGGGTGGAGGACTTCGACCTCGACGCCACCGACATGCTGATGATCGAGAACGTCGGCAACCTCGTCTGCCCCGCCTCCTTCGACCTCGGCGAGGACCACAAGGTCGCCGTCCTCTCCGTCACCGAGGGGGAGGACAAGCCGGTCAAGTACCCCCACATGTTCCAGGCCGCCGACCTCCTGCTGATCAACAAGATCGACCTCCTCCCCCACCTCGACTTCGACCTGGAGCAGTGCAAGGGCTTCGCCCGCAAGGTCAATCCGGGGATCGAGATCCTCGAGCTCTCCTGCCGTAGCGGCGAGGGGATGGAGGGGTGGTACCGGTGGCTGGCCGAGGGGATGGAAAAGAAACGTAACGCGTGA
- the hypD gene encoding hydrogenase formation protein HypD codes for MRYAEAFRDPQVAKKLLEQIAAAVEGVERPLTFMEVCGTHTMAIAQHGIRSLLPEPVRLISGPGCPVCVTPVGYVDRALAIARRPDTIVATFGDMVRVPGSSGSLLAEKARGADVRIVYSPLDAVALAEKTPEKEVVFLGVGFETTAPAVAGAILQARARNLPNFSVLAAHKTMPAPMAALTSDPELRVDGYLCPAHVSAVIGPEAYLPLAKEHGVPCVVTGFEPLDVLQGVLMLARQAAAGEARVENQYSRIVKPGGNKKAQGMLEEVFEACDADWRGIGTIAGSGLRLRPAFASFDAEARFSVTVEEPAEHPGCLCGEILKGKAAPPDCPLFKTACTPEAPVGACMVSSEGTCAASFKYGT; via the coding sequence ATGAGGTACGCCGAGGCCTTCCGCGACCCGCAGGTGGCGAAGAAGCTCCTCGAACAGATCGCCGCGGCGGTCGAAGGGGTCGAACGCCCGCTGACCTTCATGGAGGTCTGCGGCACCCACACCATGGCCATCGCCCAGCACGGCATCCGCTCCCTCCTGCCGGAGCCGGTCCGCCTGATCTCCGGCCCCGGCTGCCCGGTCTGCGTCACCCCCGTCGGCTACGTCGACCGCGCCCTCGCCATCGCCCGCCGGCCCGACACGATCGTCGCCACCTTCGGCGACATGGTCCGGGTCCCCGGCTCCTCCGGAAGCCTCCTCGCCGAGAAGGCGCGTGGAGCCGACGTGCGCATCGTCTACTCCCCCCTCGACGCCGTCGCCCTCGCGGAAAAGACCCCAGAGAAAGAGGTCGTCTTCCTCGGGGTCGGCTTCGAGACGACCGCCCCGGCCGTCGCCGGGGCGATCCTCCAGGCCCGCGCCCGGAACCTGCCCAACTTCTCCGTCCTCGCCGCCCACAAGACGATGCCCGCCCCCATGGCCGCCCTCACGAGCGACCCCGAGCTGCGGGTCGACGGCTACCTCTGCCCGGCCCACGTCAGCGCCGTCATCGGCCCCGAGGCCTATCTGCCCCTCGCGAAGGAGCACGGGGTCCCCTGCGTCGTCACCGGCTTCGAGCCCCTCGACGTCCTGCAGGGGGTGCTGATGCTCGCCCGCCAGGCGGCCGCGGGCGAGGCGCGGGTGGAGAACCAGTACAGCCGCATCGTCAAGCCGGGGGGGAACAAGAAGGCGCAGGGGATGCTCGAAGAGGTCTTCGAAGCCTGCGACGCCGACTGGCGGGGGATCGGGACCATCGCCGGCAGCGGCCTGCGCCTGCGCCCCGCGTTCGCATCCTTCGACGCCGAGGCGCGGTTTTCGGTGACGGTCGAGGAGCCGGCCGAGCACCCGGGCTGCCTCTGCGGCGAGATCCTCAAGGGGAAGGCCGCCCCCCCCGACTGCCCCCTCTTCAAGACCGCCTGCACCCCCGAGGCCCCGGTCGGGGCCTGCATGGTTTCCAGCGAGGGGACCTGCGCGGCTTCTTTTAAATACGGGACCTGA